One part of the Phaenicophaeus curvirostris isolate KB17595 chromosome 2, BPBGC_Pcur_1.0, whole genome shotgun sequence genome encodes these proteins:
- the UBE2J1 gene encoding ubiquitin-conjugating enzyme E2 J1, whose product MEARYNLKSPAVKRLMKEAAELKDPTDHYHAQPLEDNLFEWHFTVRGPPDSDFDGGIYHGRIVLPPEYPMKPPSIILLTANGRFEVGKKICLSISGHHPETWQPSWSIRTALLAIIGFMPTKGEGAIGSLDYTPEERRALAKKSQDFCCEMCGASMKTALLPLKSGSVSRQAHKEAKELARKISFKAEVNSSRKSDAGPSSTSGLNHSAASPEAQQDGATRAFQDPKSATSETQNSSAAASQEHTPPVSTNTSMSPRQRRAQQQSQRRAPSSADFNRVQQPRVNMNNTGSTVLIVLLTFALAALIFRRIYLANEYIFEL is encoded by the exons CTGTCAAACGTTTGATGAAAGAGGCTGCAGAACTGAAGGATCCTACAGATCATTATCATGCACAGCCTTTGGAG GATAATCTTTTCGAATGGCACTTTACTGTTAGAGGCCCTCCAGATTCAGATTTTGATGGAGGGATTTATCACGGGCGAATAGTACTACCACCTGAGTATCCCATGAAACCACCCAGCATTATTTTGCTGACG GCGAATGGCAGGTTTGAAGTGGGGAAGAAAATTTGTTTAAGCATCTCAGGGCATCATCCTGAAACATGGCAGCCTTCATGGAGTA TAAGAACAGCTTTACTAGCCATTATCGGATTTATGCCAACCAAAGGTGAAGGAGCAATAGGATCTCTGGATTATACaccagaagaaagaagagctctTGCAAAGAA GTCACAAGACTTCTGTTGTGAAATGTGTGGTGCATCTATGAAGACAGCCCTCTTGCCACTAAAATCCGGAAGCGTGTCAAGACAGGCGCACAAGGAGGCTAAAGAACTTGCCAGAAAAATTAGCTTCAAG GCTGAAGTCAATTCATCCAGGAAGTCTGATGCTGGACCCTCAAGCACATCAGGATTGAACCACTCTGCCGCTTCACCTGAGGCCCAGCAGGATGGTGCAACTAGAGCATTCCAGGATCCCAAAAGTGCAACG TCGGAAACTCAGAACAGCAGTGCGGCAGCCAGTCAAGAGCATACTCCACCTGTGTCCACTAACACATCTATGAGTCCTCGGCAGCGCCGTGCCCAGCAGCAGAGTCAGAGACGGGCTCCGTCTTCAGCTGACTTTAATCGGGTGCAGCAACCAAGAGTCAACATGAACAACACTGGATCAACTGTTCTGATTGTCCTTCTGACTTTTGCATTGGCAGCTCTTATATTTCGTAGAATATATTTGGCCAATGAGTATATATTTGAGTTATAA